TACTTGAAAAAATCGCGCTCGATCCACAGGAACTAAAACTCATTTACCGGAACAAGGACGTTTCGGAACTACGGTTCGGATTCAGCGAGATCAGTCAGAAGATCAAAGGCACCTCTGAAGACCTCAAGGAATTGAGCATTACCTATGATAATTACATTATCGACAGTTCGAATACGCGGTATGAACAACTCAACAGCGTCGGGCTGAATTACGATCTGGATGAACTTGCGGCACAGGTAACGGTAAAGCTTCCTTACGGTTATAGCGGGGACCTTTGCAGTAAAGGCAGTATGGAATATGTGGCGTTCTGGATATATATCCGGGATCAGATAGAGGGAATGTGCAGGTGGTACTATGTCGGGACTGCCGCGGTAAATGTCCATGATATCGGTTCCATACCGGCGGACGGACTTTATTATGCCTTACGCATGCCGGCAAACCTCAACGATCTGAAGGATACCTGTTCGAATCCCGTCGTCCTGAAGGTACGGGGAATTTTGTCATGGGGAACCCCGCCTTCACCGACCAATCCCGACTATACGCCGGTGTGGGGAAATCGTGTGGAGCGGAATATCCAACTCAAACCCGGAACATACAGCGGGGGCGACCGTGTGCCGTTTATCAGTGTCGTCGGTGGAATGGCTGTCGAAAGCATTTCCGGTAATCTCCATTCCGTTATCCCCTCGACAATCGGTTCGGGGTATGCCAACGGGCCGAGCGTTTACGGCGGCTACAATGCGAAGGAAAGTCCGTTCGGCGGAACGATAGCGATCTGCGGACATATTTCCAATCCGCCGAACAATCCTACGGAAGCGAAAAAGCTGAAGTACAAGGTACAGTACTGCAAGGAGGGCCTCGGAACCTGGCGGACCCTTGAAAATAAATTCAGGATATGGATCAGCGAGTGGAACGGCGTTTTATGGACCATGTACCATAAAGACCAGGTAGCGGCGAGCGGCTGGTACACCTATGAAGAAGATATCTATATGCCGACACAGAAGTTCGTCGAAGGTAATGTCCTGGGACAGTGGATATCGGCAACTGCAATCGACGGCGAAGGTCTCTATCGAATCAAAATCGTCGTATACGACCCGTCGGACGGAACGTATACCGAAAGCAATATCGTCAAGGTGATGATCGACAATACAAGGCCGACGGCCGATGTGACCCTGAACGCCGGGGCATGCAGCCAGTTTTTTGCAGGGAACCCGATAGACGGGACCTTTACCGCTTGGGATAAACACTTCTGGCGTTATACGCTCGCGATCACGCCCTACAGTAATCCGCCCGTGATATCGCCGGCCTCCGGCACCTATCCGGTACTGGCTGCGCCGGGCGTCATCAATCAATCATATTCCATTAATACGAACGCGACGCCGTCATGCGGATATGTCGTTACTATCCATGTATGGGACAGAACGATCAGAAACAATCATATGTACGGCAATTACAGCAATGCACATGTGGGATTCTGTCTGCTCGAATGACACGGCGAATATGAGTCCGCCGATTACGCCGCCCCTGACGGGGCGGCTTTATTTTACCTTCTTTGAGAATGCTGCCTCATCCGGAGAACGTCCATTGCGGGCGGCTATTCTTCGAGAATCGTATAACTGAACAGTGTTTCCGCCATTCTGCCTTTTTTTTGTTTCACGGTCAGACCGCGGCTTACGATATTCGATGACCCCAATCCCAATGACCTGAAGGATTCCTCTATGTCCCCGAACTGTTCCGTCGATGCGACTACCTTGATAAACTCGGTGCCGATGGGCTGCGTGAGCTCAAAAGAAAATCCATACGAATCGTCCGGGATAGAATAAACGGTATCCTTACTGATCCGGTTGTCGGAATGAAACTCATTGGGGAAAATAAGTTTGACATCACCTTCGACATTGATATGATAGATTTTAATATAACAGTCGGCATTGGCATAAAAATGGACGATCAGGTCTTCGCCGACGGAGAAGGTTCCCCCGTCTCCCCGCCTGGACCAGGCCTTAACGCGCAGCTTGTTGTCTCCGCTTTCGCCGATGTTGTCGAGTTGTTCGATCATATCGATCGCCAGATCGTAATTATCGGGAAGCAGAGAGACGCTTTTGGGGATTTCTTTTTTCTCCAGATGACACGATGTGTTGCCGAAATAGGTCCCGGTTTCGATATCCACAAGATCGAGAAACAGTTCAACATGTTCCCCGGCATCATAGAATCGGCCGGAAAGAAGGCCCCGGACGTTTTCGAGGGCGCCGATTTTCGGCATATTCTTTTCGTCCGTCAGGTCGGAAAGATTCAATTCCTGTGTTTCGAGAATTTTTTCGATATCGTTTCTTGCGAAAAGCGTCAATTGAGAGGTTTTTTGAATGGCGGAAGCGAGCCGGTTTTCCAGGTATCGTGAAAAATCACTCCCGATTTTTTTATCGCCATAGGTGAACGTATCGAAGCAGATGACCAGCCGCTCCTTCCCCGGGGCATACAATGTGTCGAGTGTCTCGATGAGGGTGACCTCGACATCAATGCCGTAAACGGAGGAAACGAGGGACATGAAAAAAAACATCATGAAACAGCATATTCTTTTCATACTGTCAATTATATAATAATTGGGGCCGTCCCGCAACCTCGACGTCTATGAATATAAATCGGTATCGGTTTATGGCAATTGTCTGTCGTCCCATAAATACCGTCAGCGTCGTTACCGGCGCCCTCTCTCCGCGCTGAAACTGCGGGATCTGCCGTCACAACCGCCAATCGGCATAAACGGGACTCAGGAAACGGCTTCCCTGACTTTTTCCACCAACATCGGTTCTGGTGCCGCGCCTTCCTGAAAGAACCGCTCGTTTATCACGGTCTTCGGAACCCCCTGCACCTGGTATTTCTGTGCGAGATGCGGAAACTCCGTTATCTCGATCATATCGGCTTTAACCTTATCCGAATAATACGCCATCTGATGTGCCTTCACGACGGCTGCCGGGCAATACGGGCATGTCGGGGTAACGAATACCTGGAAATGCACTTCCTTTTCGAGTGAATCGAGAAAATCTTTTGTCGCCGGAGATATTTTCGGATTTCCCGTAGAGACGAGTTTGATTGCTTCAATGAGACTCGTGAACTCGTATCCCGCAGGTATTCCGTAAAACCGGATTCCGAAATCCTTTTCACCGGTGAGGGTGAAAGCCGGAATTTTATCGATACCGTATTCATCCGCCTTGTTTTTATCCTTGCTGAAATCGTATATATTCAGGGTGAGTTTGTCCGACAGGGAACTCACTTCCTCGAGTAGTTCATGGGCTTCTTTACAGAAATGGCACTCGATCTCCTGAGTAAACAAGGAGATAGTAACCTGCCCGGTAAGCCCTGAAAAAAGATCCGTTACCTGTTTTTTTATATCATCGCTCAACATCATAATGGTTCCTCCATATTTGTACGTGAATACTGTCATGGTAGCGGCCGGAAAGCGATTGGTCAAGTGGATGTGACGGCGCTTTGCCCGCCGTCAACCATACCGGTGCCGTGAAGAAGGCCCCCGGCAAATTGAATGGCTTCTGTATAAACAGCGGCTTCTGTATAAACAGCGGCTTCTGTTGACTTTGGGAAACGGTGGTAATATACTTTATTGAGGAGATAATACAAGCTTCAGGAGGGCTGAATGTTTCAAAAATACCTCTTTCATTGTACGGAAAAATGTATCGGTGCCCTGAATATCGGTATAAAGGAAATGGTCAATATGCACAAATCGGTCCTCCATCCCGAGTATATCCTCCTGGGGCTTATCGAACAGCATGATTCGGCGGTCATACGGATATTGAGCGAGATGGGGCTGAACGCGGAAGAAATTCGCGATGCGATCATGCAGGAAATATACTCACAGGAACGGGTCAGCGATGAAATGCCGCAGCTCGAGGGTGAATCGCAATTCAATGTATCGATAGCGCCCGAAGTCGAAAATTTATTCAAGATGGCCCTCGATACGGCGCGGGAAATGGGGGACAAGTATATCTCTGCGGCTTTGCTTTTTGTCACCATGCTCAGGGACGGGGTCGGGGAAGTGAGAAATCTGCTCCTGAAATCCGGTGTTTCCGAAGAGGAAGCACTGAAGGCCTACAATTCATACAGGAGCGGACGCAGGATCGACGACCGGAAATCCGACAGCAAGGAAGATGTCATCGTCAAGTACACGATCGATCTTACCGCACAGGCGCGGAGGGGTGAACTCGATCCAGTGATCGGTCGTGAAGAGGAGATAATGCAGATAATACGGGTCCTCTCGAGAAGAAACAAAAACAACCCGGTCCTTATCGGTCACGCCGGTGTCGGAAAGACCGTTTTAGTCGAGGGACTCGCGCAGCGGATCGTCGATGCCGAAGTTCCCGAAACATTACTCGGAAAGAAAATCGTGACACTGGAAATGGCTGAACTCGTTGCCGGCGCAAAGTTCAAGGGCGATTTTGAAGAACGGCTAAAATCCCTGCGGGAGGAGATTATCATGTCCTCGGGGTCGATCATCCTTTTTGTCGACGAGTTTCATACCATACTCTCGGCAACCAGCGGAAGCGAGGGGAGTGCGTCCGACATGCTCAAACCGGCGCTTGCCAAAGGACTTTTACAGTGTATCGGCGCGACGACGCTCGAAGATTACAAACGGTATGTCGAAATGGACAAGGCCCTCGCCCGCCGGCTTCAGCCGATCAATATCGAGGAACCCGGCATCGAGGAAACCATCGAGATTTTAAACGGCGTCATCGAACGGTATGAGCGCCACCATAAAATTCTCTATACAAAGGAGGCGATCGCCGCCGCGGCCAGGCTTTCGGACAGATACATTTCCGAACGGTATCTGCCCGACAAGGCGATTGATGTCATCGACGAAGCCGGCGCCACAAAGCACCTTTCCGGTATCTACATCCCGCCGCACATGAAATCCGTCGAAGCCAGAAAGCTGAGGCTTCTGGACGAACAGCATAACGCCTTTGCCGGAAAGGATTTCAAAAAGGTCGCCGATATCCAGCAGCAGCTTATCGAGATGAAGACCGAATTCGAGCAGCACAAGGAAAAGTGGGAAATGGAAGTGTCGTCCCGCGATATCCGCGTCACCGAAGAGGATATCGCGGAGGTGATTGCCCGATGGACCGGAATCCCGCTTAAAAGACTGGTGGAAACGGAAGCTGAAAAACTCAAGAACATGGAAGAAAACATTCACAAGCGTATCGTCGGGCAGGATCAGGCGGTATCGGCTGTCTGTCATGCGATACGGAGAAACAGGGCGGGGCTGAAAATACTCCAGAGACCGATCGGCAGCTTCCTTTTTCTGGGGCCGACGGGTGTAGGAAAAACCGAACTCGCCAAAACCCTCGCCGAGTTCCTTCTGGACAATGAAAACAAGATCATACGACTGGATATGTCGGAATATCAGGAGCGTCATACAGTGTCACGGATTATCGGAGCGCCGCCCGGTTATATCGGTTACGGCGAGGGGGGGCAGCTTACGGAAAAAGTGAGACGCAATCCCTATTCGGTCATCCTTCTCGACGAAATTGAAAAGGCACACCATGACGTTTTCAATCTGCTTCTCCAGATACTCGATAACGGCAAGATCACCGACGGCCAGGGACTCGAGGTCAATTTCCGCAACACCCTCATTATCGGCACGTCGAATATCGGCGGGAATATATTGTCGAAGGAAGTGAAACGCATCGGTTTTGTCCAGGCAAAGGGATTCGAGGGGTACGAGGAGACGAAAACGTCGGTGATGGCGGAGGTGAAAAAATTTTTCAGACCCGAGTTCATCAACCGGCTCGACGATATCATCGTTTTTCATCCCCTTTCTGCGGACCATATCAAAATGATCGTGCGTCTCGAACTCGACAAACTGAAGAAATCACTCGCCGAACAAAAAATCGTTCTGGAGGTGGAGGAGGCGGTGCAGGATTATCTGGCAAAATCCGGTTATTCGGAAACCTTCGGGGCCAGGCCGCTCAAGAGGGAGATCGAACGCGTCGTTGAGAATCCGATTTCCCATAAGATTATAAGCGGTGAGATCATACCGGGAATGACCATTACGGTGTCGCTAAAGGGCGGGAACAAGGTCGATATTGCCTGTAGTAAATGATTTTTCCGGTCAAAAAGACGCTATCGGAAGGGGATGTCGTGACATGTCCGGACGGCAGCCCCTCCCGTTTTTCGGTTACCCCCATCGTGTGCCGGACGGCGATACCATTATCCGGCTGCGCGAACGGATCTATTCATATTACGACAATCCCGGCTTCCTCCCCACCGATCCGGTCTTGTTCCCGCACAAGTATCGGGATCCCTTCGATATCGAATGTGCCGCTTTGATCGCTTCTTCTCTGGCATACGGCAGGGTGGGCCGGATATTGACGAGTGTTGCCTCCGTGCTTCAGGTGCTTGATACCATACCCGGGGCTGTGCGCGGCATGGATTACCGTGTACTTTGCGATTGCTTCCGGAACTTCAGGCACCGTTTTACCGACGGCAGGGAAATCGCCGCTTTGGTCTGTGCCGTCGCCGCCGTTACGAAAAAATTCGGCTCCCTCAAAGCATGCTTCCTTTCTTTTTATACCGATTCCGACAAAACCGTCGTTCCGGCGTTGTGCGGTTTTACCGACGAACTCCGCCGCCTCGCGCCGGGACCCATTGCAACCCTCGTCTCGTGTCCCGGCAAGGGAAGCGCCTGTAAGCGGCTTCACCTCTTCCTCCGCTGGATGGTAAGGCGTGATGCGGTCGATATCGGCTTGTGGCGGGAAGTCCCACGGTCGAAACTCATCGTGCCGCTCGACACGCACATGCACCGGATCGGGAGGATGCTGGGATTCACTGAAAGAAAGCAGGCGGATATGAAAACCGCATTGATGATCACCGCGGGGTTCGGCGAACTTTGTCCCGAAGATCCGGTCAGGTACGATTTTTCGTTGACACGGATGTCGATGGCGGGCCGGGTGTAAGCGGGGTGCCTTAAAAAAGAAACGGTAATCGAACGGGATCTCCCGCCCTTGCGAATCGGTGTGAAAAAGGGTATGCTCTTCGGCATGATCGGCGATACGACAAGAAACGGTACGGCCCTCGTCGTGGGGCTGGATTCAAGTACGACCGCGACAAAGGCGATCGCCTGGAACAGGGACGGCGAGGCTGTCGCTTCGGCGAGGGAAGCGATCTCCCTTTCATCGCCTGAGCCCGGGTATTACGAACAGGACCCCGGTGATTGGTGGGGAGCCGCCTGCAGGGCCCTCGGGGCCGTTGCCGCACAGGTCGACCCAAAGCGGATTGCGGCGCTTTCCGTTTCCAACCAGCGTGAAACCTTCGTTCCCCTCGATCGGGGGGGCGGCTGCATACGCCCCGCCATTGTCTGGCTGGACGAGCGGTGCAGGGACGAGGTGGAACGATTCGCAGGAAAAATCGGGAGGCGGAAGATCCACCGGATCACGGGGAAACCGGTGGACTACGCGCCCGTCGTTTACCGCCTCGCGTGGATGCGGCGGCATGAAGCTAAGTCTTTCGAGAAAATCGGAATGATCTGCGATGTGAACACCTTTCTCGTATGGAAACTGACCGGGAGTTTCAAAACGAGCGCGGCGAGCGCCGATCCCCTGGGAATTTTCGATATCCGTAAACGGCAATGGTCGGCTACGGTCCTGGCGGCACTCGGATTGAACCGGGATCAGCTGCCCCGGACGTATTCACCCGGGGAAATCCTTGGAACCGTGAATGAAGAAGCGGCCCGGATGACGGGCTTGCGCCCCGGTACGCTTGTTGTCGCAGGCGGGGGCGACGGGCAGGCCGCGGGCCTCGGCGTGAACGCGCTTGAATCCGGGCGGGCATATCTCAATCTCGGGACCGCGGTTGTGGCCGGTGTCTACTCGTCCCGGTACCGGGCGCACCGGGCGTTCCGCACCCTTTTGAGTTGTACCGATTCCGGATACTACTATGAGTGCAGTCTCCGCGCCGGCACCTTTGCCGTCGACTGGTTCATAAAAAAGGTACTTTCGCTCGATCCCGCGGCGCAGCCGGATATTTATGAGCGGCTCGAGGCCGAAGCGGGCGGGGTCGCCCCGGGCAGCGGCGGGCTATTCCATCTGCCTTATCTCTGCGGGGTCATGAACCCCTACTGGGATACCGCCGCACGGGGGGCGTTTGTCGGTCTGTCCGCTTCCCACACCAGGGGCCATATGTACCGGGCGTTGCTCGAAGGCATCGGGTTCGAATTGGCGTTCGGGCTTTCTCTGGTGGAAAACGTCGTCCGCCGGACGGTGCGCGAGCTTCTTCTCATCGGCGGCGGCGCCTCGAGCGGTATATGGTGCCGGCTCGTCGCGGATATTACCGGAAAGCCCGTCGTTATTCCACGGACCGCCGAGGCCTCGTGTCTCGGCGCGGGGATCGCCGCCGCCTGCGGCGCCGGGTGGTACGGTGGTTTCCGGGAAGCCGCCGGCCGGATGACCGGGACCCGGCACGTGATAAAACCGGATGCGGACCGTTGCCGGGAGTACCGGCGGTTGTCGGGCGTCTATAAACAAATCTATCCGAACCTGAGAAATATCGGGGACGGGAAACGGCGTCCGTCATCATGATTGTCGTGATACCGATATCGCGTCATCGGCGCGGCGCCGAAGGAGGGACGGTCCGGGGTGCGGATATCACAGCGGGTGGGGCTGCGGGATATTCGACTCGATGTAGTCCTTGAGGTATTCGAGGTCGCCCCGTTCGAGGTTCATCATTTTTCCGATTCTGATCGTTTTTCCCGCCCCGTAGATAGTGAGGACGTGGGAGATAGTCCCCCTGTTTCCCCGTTCTTCGGTTATTTTCATATCCCGGAACTCACAAATCGGGATGGCCTTTTTTTTCAGGGTGAAGCCGAAAATCCTGTCCGTGTACAGCAGATCCGATGCCGAAAGGGTGAGCATCGATCTGCCGAAAATACCGTAAAAGACGAACACGATCAGCCCGATTCCGACGGCGAAAAAGGGAAGCATGAATATCAGCATGAAAAAGGGAATATCGCCGACTTCCCCGAAATTACCAAGGAATCCAAAAAGAAAGGAGTTCCATGCCAGGGCGAAGAAAATCAGGAAAACATACATCAGTTTCGGCGTTTTGACGGTGATTTCTGTATCGCCAAGTATGTTTTTTTTGATGATCACCCGTTCCGTTCCGGCGACACCGGTTCCGGTCTCGAAACGTTTACGCGGTTCCTTTCCCTCTAAAACGGCAAGGGCCTTTCCGGCATCGGAAAGCCTTCGCGTGTGGTCAGGATCGAGCATGCTGTCGAGGAGGTACATGAGAGGTCGGGAAATGGTGATGTCGTCGTGATAGTCCGGCCTCATGTTTCTCAATTCGAACTCGGAGGGTTCCTTGCCGGTGAGGATAAAGACAATTGTCGCACCAAGGGCGTACATGTCCGCAGCGCGGGTCACCTTTCCGTAAAGCTGTTCGGGCGGCATGTAACCGATCGTCCCCACGACCGTGCTTCCCGATTCCCTTTTCCCCACATCGGCGACCGCCCCGAAGTCGACGAGATATACCCTGCCGTCTTTGGACAGAACGATGTTTTTGGGGTTGATGTCCCGGTGGATGACCGGCGGATTGAGTGAATGAATATAGGAGATTGTCTTTAACAGACTCTCCAAAAAGGTTTTGATTTCACTTTCGGTAAAACGTTTTCCGCCCCGGATAAGGTCGAGGAAATTACCGCCCTCCACGTATTCCTGGACGAGCACATGGGTGATCTCGTTTCCCTCTTCGATTTTAAAGTTGTCTATGTAATCCGGAATAAGGGGATGATCGATTGCTGCAAGGGTTTTAATTTCCCGTTCAAAGAGTTCCAGTACCTTCCAGTCTTCGAGTTCGCTTATTGCAAGGAGTTTGAGAACGACTTTTTTTTTCGTTTTTCCGTCAGCCGCCAGGTAGGTCTTTCCCATGCCGCCTTTTGCGAGAAATGATATGATCTCATAGCGTTCTTTTAATACGGTCCCCCGTTCGTAACGCGTCGCCATAGATATGTCCCTCCGTCTGCGGCATGATGGCAGGAATACGGCCGCCTCAATTAATCTAAGCTTTTTTGAATCGGATTTCAAGAATTATGGTTGGGCTTTTTCCGTGCGCGTTGAGAAGTGCAGAAACCCGTGCGGGCAGGCTTCGATACATTTCCCGCATTTAATACAGTCGGTCTGGGTTAATATCCGTTTCTGTGCGATTGTTTTGATTCCCATGATGCATGACCGGATGCAGGCATAGGAGCAGACCGATTTATCCGCGACATCGCATCCGGGATCGCGAATGATTTTGAGCAGCGACACCTTGTTCGTCAGTCCCAATAGCGCGCCGAGGGGACAGAGAAACCGGCAGAAAAACCTCGATATGAGAAGCATCATGCAGACGGTAACGGCAAGGATACCGAGCTTTGCTATGTACATACCGCCGGGTATGAACGCAGGCTCGATCGCCGCATAGGGGATGGCCGCGCTGGCGGCCGCAGAGGGGCAGAGTTTGCAGAAAAAGGTATCTCCCCCGATGACGGCGAACCCCAGCGTGAGAAAAAGGACCGAGTATTTAAGAAAAAAGGATTTTTTCCTTTTGATAAAATAAATGATGCTTCCCGAAAGGAGCAGCGCGGCACCGGCTATCCCCGCTGCAAGCAGGACCGGATTGGCGCCTGAAAAGACGAGTAAAACCGGAAACAGGAAGGTGAAAAGGAGAAACGCAACCGGTACGAGAACCCTCGATAAACCGTGTTTGGCGGGTGAAGCGCCCGCGACCGGTATAAAAAACGCGATAAGCGATGAGACTGAGATTGTGAGGGTGACAACGGAAAGCCATCCGATCGATGTAAAAAGGGAGATCAGGACAAAAGCGGCGCCCGAGACCGCGCCCGCTACGAGAAAGACTGTCTGGCGCGTACGGTTCGGTTTCCCCGCTTCCGCGCACATGTCGTTGACGAGACCGAAGGGACACACCCAGCCGCACCACCACCGGCCGAGTACGACCCCGTAGAGCGCGACGAACGCGAGGGGGTAGAGGGGAAGGCCGGTTTTGATCAGGCTTTGCAGTATCCCGACCGGACAGATTGTGACGGAGAGGGGGCAGGCGTGGCAGTGAAGCCCTGGAAAAACAATGTGGGTCATCGCGGGAACCGCGACCCCGGCCAGACCCAATAAAAGACCGATGCCCTGCGTGAGGCGCCGTAATACGGCGATTCGCTTTACCTTAGCGGGTACTATCATGGCCGCCTTCCCGTATGGCGCCGACGATATTCTTTTCGAGATAGTTCGTGCCGTAGATTACCCGTCTTGTGTTATTCGATACGATGACGGCCGGAAGCGGAAGAGGCTCCCGGAAAGGGTAAGAGGTCGCGTACGATTCGAGTTCCTTTTTTCCTTCGGGCAGTGAAATATCGACGACGGAAAAGGAAAGCGTTTCGGGATAACGTCGGCAGAGCGTTTCCACGTATGTTTTCGCGGCCGGGCACGATCCGCACCATGGCGCCGAAAAAACGACAATATGCACGGGCTCCGCCAATTCCGCGAGGGGTGCGGTCGCCTTCGGGTCCACGACCGGCGTAATGTCCGGCAATTCGAGCCCGATACAGGAAAGACAGAGCGTGGCGGCAATCGAGCGGGAAAGGTCCGCCTGTGTGACGGAGTTTCCTCCGGTCGCGGCTGCCGTATATAAAAGCATGCCGCAGAATACGATTGCGATGAATATGGTAAAGAGATAGTCTTTTCTGTATTTCAGGAAAACGATGAAACCCGCAGTCCCGAGAATCAGAAGCAGCCCCAATATCATCGTGTCGATCAGTTCGTGTGAAAATGAGATCCCCGGTTTTTTGAGTGAAAAGGCCTGTTCCGTGCGTTCCGGAAACTTGCAGATCCCGCTGCTTTCAATACAGGGAACATAGTGTATCGCCACCGTCACATCGACAACCCCGGGGGCCGGTGAAAACGGGAAGAGAAACTCCTTTGGGGAACCTTCCCTGATATATTCGGTCTGGAAGACACGGTTTTCCCCTTCGATCCGTATATCGTCCGATGTCAGGGTGATAAAGGCCTCATCTTCCGAAAGGCCGGTGATAAGCCGGTCCGGTTTCGGCGCAATACGAACCGCAATAAGGGGGGGATCATCCCTTCGTTCGACACTCAGTTCGAAGTCCCCGTTTATGTTTATCGCGGATACCGGCCTGGGTGAAAGGAAAAAGATCGCGCACACGAAAAAGATCCCGGCCGCCTTTGCGCCGTGGAAAAATCCACCGTCGTTGAAACGGGAAGCCGGTGCATCCGTGGATAACGTCAGGCGATTGAGATTTTTTGTTTTTAAAGCCGGGAACATGGCACTCCCTTCTTGAGTTTGTTTCGATCTCCATTATAGTAATCGGTGCCGATATTTCAAGTATCAATACGGTATATTGAAAAAGATTTCTCCCCGATGAATCTTGTTCGAAAACTATTGCATATCGCCTTTTATGGGGTTACTATTTAACTATCATGTTGATGTCAAGCGAAGAGAAGCAGAGGTATCCTCAAACAAGGCAATGGGGCGTCCGTATGTTTTCGGCACCCCGGCAGGTGACGAAAAAAAGAAGCCCTTCGGCTTTTTCCGTATACCGTATTATGAGAGTCATCATTCCGATTATCATTCATTGCGCCTCGTGCAGAACATTCATCCAGGTGCCTGACCTTGTCCCGAACAAATGGGTTCCGCTTTCCTACGAGCAGGCTCCGGTTGAAAATCCCCTGAAAGGGTTTATGTCTTATTATGATTCGTCGTCAAATAATTTTCCCCACAGTATGGAATGGGTCTATCTCCCGTTGTCGCAGCTCATGACGGGAATGGATGAGTTTACCTTCGATAAAGGCCTCGAACCGTATCTTCGCGGCGCTGAGGGGCGGGGGAATCATCTTTGTTTTCGGGTGTATCTCGATTCACCGGGAAAACCCTCGGGTGTTCCGCGATTCATCATCGACGGCGGACTCCGGTTTTACGAGTACGGGGAATACGGCGGCGGATTGTCTCCCGATTATACAAACGAAAAACTCGTTCGCGCGCTCGAAAACTTTATCCGAGCTCTCGGTGCCGTCTACGACGGTGATCCGAGAATCGGCTTTATAACAATCGGCCTTCTCGGGTTCTGGGGGGAATGGCATACATATCCGCACACTGAATGGTTCGCCCCGCTTACGGTCCAGAACCGGATACTGAGAACCTTCGACGAATCATTCGACACGACACGTCTTCTCGTCAGGTATCCCGCGGGGGAAAGTCCTCATCTCGACATCGGGTTTCACGATGATTCGTTTGCCTATAATACGCTTCCCCCCGTTTCGTGGCATTTCTGGCCTCAGATTGAAAAGGCCGGTTGCGCCGACGTATGGAAACGCGAACCGGTCGGCGGTGAACTCCGGCCGGAGATCCAGTCCGGGATTTTCGACGATC
The sequence above is drawn from the Spirochaetales bacterium genome and encodes:
- a CDS encoding 4Fe-4S binding protein produces the protein MIVPAKVKRIAVLRRLTQGIGLLLGLAGVAVPAMTHIVFPGLHCHACPLSVTICPVGILQSLIKTGLPLYPLAFVALYGVVLGRWWCGWVCPFGLVNDMCAEAGKPNRTRQTVFLVAGAVSGAAFVLISLFTSIGWLSVVTLTISVSSLIAFFIPVAGASPAKHGLSRVLVPVAFLLFTFLFPVLLVFSGANPVLLAAGIAGAALLLSGSIIYFIKRKKSFFLKYSVLFLTLGFAVIGGDTFFCKLCPSAAASAAIPYAAIEPAFIPGGMYIAKLGILAVTVCMMLLISRFFCRFLCPLGALLGLTNKVSLLKIIRDPGCDVADKSVCSYACIRSCIMGIKTIAQKRILTQTDCIKCGKCIEACPHGFLHFSTRTEKAQP
- a CDS encoding thioredoxin family protein — encoded protein: MFPALKTKNLNRLTLSTDAPASRFNDGGFFHGAKAAGIFFVCAIFFLSPRPVSAININGDFELSVERRDDPPLIAVRIAPKPDRLITGLSEDEAFITLTSDDIRIEGENRVFQTEYIREGSPKEFLFPFSPAPGVVDVTVAIHYVPCIESSGICKFPERTEQAFSLKKPGISFSHELIDTMILGLLLILGTAGFIVFLKYRKDYLFTIFIAIVFCGMLLYTAAATGGNSVTQADLSRSIAATLCLSCIGLELPDITPVVDPKATAPLAELAEPVHIVVFSAPWCGSCPAAKTYVETLCRRYPETLSFSVVDISLPEGKKELESYATSYPFREPLPLPAVIVSNNTRRVIYGTNYLEKNIVGAIREGGHDSTR
- a CDS encoding DUF4832 domain-containing protein, which translates into the protein MFSAPRQVTKKRSPSAFSVYRIMRVIIPIIIHCASCRTFIQVPDLVPNKWVPLSYEQAPVENPLKGFMSYYDSSSNNFPHSMEWVYLPLSQLMTGMDEFTFDKGLEPYLRGAEGRGNHLCFRVYLDSPGKPSGVPRFIIDGGLRFYEYGEYGGGLSPDYTNEKLVRALENFIRALGAVYDGDPRIGFITIGLLGFWGEWHTYPHTEWFAPLTVQNRILRTFDESFDTTRLLVRYPAGESPHLDIGFHDDSFAYNTLPPVSWHFWPQIEKAGCADVWKREPVGGELRPEIQSGIFDDPPASEAENFSRCVETTHCSWLLAYDIFNHPGFTGAKFDRALDAARLLGYEITVTGVSAGYTEDRFNLTVTMKNIGVAPFYYAWDVEIAVVGDNGKVERLWKTNWDITSVMPGDNGETSFSFVKPVEELPAKPFTIILRVKNPLQGGKTFSFANRRMNDLLKGWLVLGRLENE